One genomic window of Marispirochaeta aestuarii includes the following:
- a CDS encoding HpcH/HpaI aldolase family protein: protein MLEKNKNIVKAMLKQGKKVSGAWCQSGSPITTEILAEAGYDALMIDLEHGPGDIMATIHQIQAMKGEVAIPFCRAPWNDFVQIKRILDAGVYGLLVPYVNSKEETLAAVSAVSYPSDGIRGVAGSPRAAHYGNNSMDYLKSSNEEVFLMTAVETPEAVSHLDEILSVGRLDGIFIGPMDLATNMGYFGNPKADEVQKSIRVIEEKVISSGKSLATVAGTWEDAKEKYERGYSMVFFFSDTTTLSSVARERLRMFRESFS, encoded by the coding sequence ATGCTGGAAAAAAACAAGAATATTGTAAAAGCCATGCTGAAGCAAGGGAAAAAAGTCTCCGGTGCCTGGTGCCAGTCTGGAAGTCCCATAACCACGGAGATCCTTGCTGAAGCAGGCTATGACGCTTTAATGATCGACCTGGAACACGGACCAGGAGACATCATGGCTACGATTCATCAGATTCAGGCAATGAAGGGAGAAGTGGCGATACCGTTTTGCCGGGCCCCATGGAATGATTTTGTTCAGATTAAAAGGATATTGGATGCTGGGGTCTACGGTCTCTTGGTTCCCTATGTCAATTCCAAGGAAGAAACGCTCGCGGCGGTTAGTGCTGTATCCTATCCTTCCGATGGTATCCGAGGGGTCGCCGGCAGCCCACGTGCTGCTCACTACGGAAATAACTCTATGGACTATCTTAAAAGTTCAAATGAAGAAGTTTTTCTTATGACAGCAGTAGAAACTCCCGAAGCGGTCAGTCATCTGGATGAAATCCTGTCCGTCGGCAGATTGGACGGTATTTTTATCGGTCCCATGGATCTTGCTACCAATATGGGCTATTTTGGCAACCCGAAGGCCGACGAAGTACAGAAGTCTATCCGTGTAATAGAAGAGAAAGTAATTTCCTCTGGAAAATCTCTTGCGACTGTGGCGGGGACTTGGGAGGATGCAAAGGAAAAGTATGAACGTGGCTACAGTATGGTCTTTTTCTTTTCCGATACAACTACCCTTAGCAGCGTGGCTCGAGAACGTCTCCGGATGTTTCGTGAGAGCTTTTCATGA
- a CDS encoding transaldolase family protein, whose product MKKGYFHRVVTQTPTRFWINNVTRKEADLSLAAGAVGCTQNPSYVYKMLTNDEEKDYAFERLDKILQSVEDIDLVQETVQRDLVAAVAQKFLPLWEKSNGKYGYVSIQGNPFKEDVENILRNARFNREAGLNIMAKVPVTEDGLKAIEILLSEGIPVNATEVMGVRQALDVCDIYDRVAAGGRTMPSVYFSHITGIFDEYLQNHVSENSIQISPDTLWQAGMIVARKIRRLLDERGSEVGFIGGGARGLHHFTEMVGADCCVTINWKGTAEELIELDPPVVDRYHALVPEGVLDELLDRIGEFGRAWRITGLKPSEYEEYGPVVLFRESFEKAWSEASRIIEQRSRDR is encoded by the coding sequence ATGAAGAAAGGATATTTTCACCGAGTTGTCACACAGACTCCAACTAGGTTCTGGATAAATAATGTTACTCGAAAAGAAGCGGATCTTTCTCTCGCTGCCGGAGCTGTGGGTTGTACCCAGAATCCCTCCTATGTATACAAGATGTTAACCAATGACGAGGAAAAGGATTATGCTTTTGAACGGCTGGATAAGATCCTGCAGAGTGTTGAGGATATAGACCTTGTCCAGGAGACTGTTCAACGGGATCTGGTCGCGGCGGTGGCTCAAAAATTCCTGCCTCTCTGGGAAAAAAGTAATGGGAAATATGGATATGTAAGCATTCAGGGAAATCCTTTCAAAGAGGATGTAGAGAATATCCTTCGAAATGCGCGGTTCAATCGAGAAGCGGGGCTTAATATTATGGCAAAGGTTCCCGTAACCGAGGATGGTCTGAAGGCAATTGAAATACTCCTGTCCGAAGGCATACCTGTTAACGCAACCGAAGTTATGGGAGTTCGTCAAGCCCTGGATGTATGTGATATTTATGATCGTGTAGCCGCCGGAGGAAGGACTATGCCTTCGGTTTACTTTTCCCATATTACCGGCATATTTGATGAGTATCTCCAGAATCATGTTTCAGAAAACTCTATCCAAATCAGCCCCGACACTCTATGGCAGGCGGGAATGATCGTGGCGCGAAAAATACGGAGATTGCTTGACGAACGGGGCAGCGAAGTGGGGTTTATCGGCGGTGGTGCCCGTGGACTTCACCATTTTACGGAGATGGTAGGCGCTGATTGTTGCGTGACCATCAACTGGAAAGGAACTGCAGAAGAACTTATCGAATTGGATCCTCCGGTGGTGGACAGATATCATGCATTGGTCCCCGAAGGTGTTCTGGATGAACTGCTTGACCGGATCGGTGAATTTGGAAGAGCTTGGAGAATAACGGGACTGAAACCATCAGAGTACGAAGAGTACGGTCCTGTAGTACTGTTCAGAGAATCCTTCGAGAAGGCCTGGTCAGAAGCCTCCCGAATAATCGAGCAACGAAGCCGAGACCGCTAG